From Methanomicrobiales archaeon HGW-Methanomicrobiales-1, a single genomic window includes:
- a CDS encoding restriction endonuclease subunit S: MSDIVQKLWGFCHTLRHDGIDYGDYIEQITYLLFIKMADERSVQLPEGCDWKALIEKSGTDLTEHYQDVLRRLGKEHGLLGDIFAGAISRFSNPVNLKKLIGLIDETEWTELNIDVKGEAFEGLLEKAASEGKKGAGQYFTPRILIQSIVRCMKPDPRKRADLTICDPACGTGGFLVCSYEWLLEQTKGGALDRDVAKRVMKSTYFGQELVARPRRLALMNLFLHNVEPQIKIGDSIYENPDSRRFDVVLTNPPFGTKGANQAPDREDFTISTSNKQLNFVQHVMTILKPGGRAAVVVPDNVLFADQAGEVFKVLTEDCNLHTILRLPNGTFTPYSPGTKTNLLFFTKGFPTETIWVYDDRTNVPGITKKDRPLTPEYFAEFERLYGADPNGGSKRNAADSKEDRWHSFHISEVKERNYKIDSLKWLKDDSLDDADSLPEPEELAVEAIEELRLAMDELKQVLVLLENGDAAASEGKK; encoded by the coding sequence ATGAGCGATATAGTCCAGAAACTGTGGGGATTCTGCCACACGCTCCGGCATGACGGGATCGATTACGGGGATTATATTGAGCAGATCACGTATCTCCTCTTCATCAAGATGGCTGATGAGCGGAGCGTACAGCTTCCCGAAGGCTGCGACTGGAAGGCGCTCATTGAGAAGTCCGGGACTGACCTGACGGAACATTACCAGGATGTGCTCCGGAGACTCGGGAAGGAGCATGGACTTCTTGGCGATATTTTTGCCGGCGCGATCTCCCGGTTTTCCAATCCGGTGAACTTAAAGAAACTGATCGGGCTCATCGATGAGACCGAGTGGACCGAGCTCAACATTGATGTGAAAGGCGAGGCGTTCGAGGGCCTCTTAGAGAAGGCGGCAAGCGAAGGGAAGAAGGGTGCCGGGCAGTACTTCACGCCGCGTATCCTGATCCAGTCGATTGTCCGGTGCATGAAACCCGATCCCCGTAAGCGGGCCGACCTGACGATCTGCGATCCCGCGTGTGGTACCGGCGGGTTCCTTGTCTGCTCGTACGAGTGGCTTCTGGAGCAGACGAAAGGAGGGGCACTTGACCGCGATGTTGCGAAACGCGTCATGAAGAGCACGTACTTTGGTCAGGAACTGGTTGCCCGCCCGCGACGGCTTGCGCTGATGAACCTCTTCCTGCACAATGTCGAGCCCCAGATCAAAATCGGGGACTCGATCTACGAGAACCCTGACAGCCGGCGCTTCGATGTGGTGCTGACGAACCCCCCGTTCGGTACGAAAGGGGCGAACCAGGCACCGGACCGCGAGGACTTCACGATCTCAACCTCCAACAAGCAGCTCAACTTTGTGCAGCACGTGATGACGATCCTCAAGCCCGGTGGACGGGCGGCAGTCGTGGTGCCGGACAACGTGCTCTTCGCGGACCAGGCCGGAGAAGTGTTCAAGGTGCTGACCGAGGACTGCAACCTGCACACGATCTTACGGCTCCCGAACGGAACCTTCACCCCCTATTCCCCCGGCACAAAGACGAACCTGCTCTTCTTCACCAAGGGCTTTCCCACTGAGACCATCTGGGTGTATGATGACCGGACGAACGTCCCGGGCATCACCAAGAAGGACCGGCCCCTGACACCGGAGTATTTCGCCGAGTTCGAGCGGCTGTATGGCGCTGACCCGAACGGCGGCTCGAAGCGGAATGCTGCGGACTCGAAAGAAGATCGCTGGCACTCGTTCCATATCTCTGAAGTGAAGGAGCGGAACTACAAGATCGATTCGCTGAAGTGGCTCAAGGATGATTCGCTCGATGATGCGGATTCTTTGCCGGAGCCGGAGGAGCTTGCGGTTGAGGCGATTGAGGAACTGCGGTTGGCGATGGATGAGTTGAAGCAGGTGCTGGTGTTGCTGGAGAATGGGGATGCGGCGGCGAGTGAAGGGAAGAAATGA
- a CDS encoding type II toxin-antitoxin system RelE/ParE family toxin, whose amino-acid sequence MYTVHLAKRAQKDLLSLPKEDARRIRTTLNELAQETEPWLLVKKLQGHEEVPLYSCRVGHYRIILTIDQGHLVIFVVMIDHRRSVYRNI is encoded by the coding sequence ATGTATACCGTCCATCTCGCAAAGCGGGCACAAAAAGATCTCCTGAGCCTCCCCAAAGAGGATGCACGACGCATCCGCACCACCTTAAATGAGCTCGCACAGGAAACTGAGCCGTGGCTGCTCGTCAAAAAACTCCAGGGTCATGAAGAAGTCCCGCTCTATTCCTGCCGGGTAGGGCATTACCGGATCATCCTGACCATCGATCAGGGCCACCTGGTTATTTTCGTGGTCATGATCGATCATCGCCGGTCCGTGTACCGGAATATTTAG